GTCAATTAATTTGACGATTAATCattaatcagatttttttttgcgtgtggtaataaaaatagacctaaatgaaaatgacttCAAATGCATATATAATAACAATGAGGCGGTAATAATTGGTTCAATAAAGTATCAAAAGCAAGTAATCATTTGGTTTTTTGAACAACACATTGTTACAATATGTGTGGAGAGAAACAAAGTGAGAGACAGATGAGATGTGTACCGGAAAGGGAAGATGATGAGGCGTGTGACGATGAAGATCGCAgcaaacaggatgaagatgtagTTGCATGCGTTCTTCCATCTCGCGTAGTTAAACATCTTAGCTGactgagagagacagagaaagatgATATGATATGAGGGAGAGAAACTGATGTGTacagaagacagagagagagagagagagagagagacggaaaTGGTTTTTCCACTGATATACATCATGTCATGTCATTTTGCATCCAAATTCACATCATCTGTACTGTATCGATTACAGCACACCTATGTAAGGTCTCATTCTGTGGTCGCGTGAAAAAGAATGCAGCAGCTGGACACTTGGTGctataacagcaaaaaaaaaaaaaacatgaaaatggctataactacttTAGCATTAGtctgattgacttgaaaattggcatgcagtgtcttcgtCCTTTTTGACATATGTCAAAAAGCATGtccgccatcggccaatgaattttgagcagctatcagacaaggttaacggaggctgatcggaacgaaactcgttgggcctgtgagaaatttgaaagaaattggCCACCGGGGGGCGCCTTTGCATTTTTTCATGTGCATAAAGGATTGTGTATCACACAATTTTTCGCACACACGCCCACGACATTCGTACCACATGGtttttttggctcaacctcaataactgttaaaaagctttataaactaaatttcctatggtaaattgactgtattggctgtaaatggtcttttccatctatgattgAGATGGTTGcaggcttgctaaataaaacattatacctTTTTACGCaactgcttaaagggttagttcaccaaaaaatgaaaattctgtcatttattactcaccctcatgccgttccacacccgtaagaccttcgttaatcttcggaacacaaattaagatattttagttgaaatccgttggctccgtgaggcctgcatagggagcaatgacatttttgtCTCTCAatatccataaaggtactaaaaacatatttaaatcggttcatgcgagtacagtggttcaatattaatattataaagcaacgagaatatttttggtgcgccaaaaaactaaacaaaatatcaacttatttagtgacggacaatttcaaaacactgcttcatgaagcatcggagcgttttgaatcagcgtatcgaatcatgattcgaatcgtgtgtcaaactgcaaACGGccgaaatcacgtgactttggcgatttgatacgctgattcataacgctctgaagcttcctgaagcagtgttttgaaattggccatcactttataagtcgttattattattttttttttggcgcaccaaaaatattctcatcgctttataatattaatattgaaccactgtactcacataaaccgatttaaatatgtttttagtacattaatggatcttgagagaggaaatgtcattgctccctatgcaggcctcacggagccatcggatttcaactaaaatatcttaatttgtgttccgaagatgaacgaaggtcttacgggtgtggatcggcatgagggtgagtaataaatgacagaattttcatttttgggtgaactaaccctttaaaggcctTAAAGAGCTTGAACCCCGATAtattattctgaaatattattgcaatttaaaaaagcTGTTTCCtaattgaatatattgtaaagtgtaatctattcctgtgatcaaagctgaattttcagcatcattactccagtcttcagtgtcacatgatccttcataaatcatcctaatgtgctgatttgccTAGATTTTTACTAATATACACAACATCTATCCTTGTCCACTCTTGACAATTTCACACAGACGTCCCATTGTGCCTCTGTCcctggttgttgttctcacctCTAGTAGATAGTCAGCTGAATCGTGCATGAACATGATGAGAGTTCCTGCTCTGATGTAATTAACACACCAGGAGAAACTGATCAGCATGATGGTGGCCACATGATGAATGATCTGCTCTTTAAAGTCCTGGAAGAGAGTGTAAGATAACGCTGATATCATTATATCATTATGAGATGTTCATACTACGCCTCTCATTTTAATGTGATTCATTAgaaaacaatgcaaaaaaaaaaaaaaaaaaaactcaatcaTGATCCCTGCCTCACTAGCTCATATTACACACAGCTAATGTGTTTAAATGCagtatatttgttatatttgtaTATTCCTTTCCCATGAGGTCCTGTTCTAATGTTAGTCAAGATACCTGTCATAATTTAGTTTATAGTGATAATTTTCCACCTTCCTTGTGAGGCTGTATTTTGCTGCTGTGCCTTTGAGAACAGTTTGTGTGAATTTTAACATATATGAATACTATAAATTCAAAGGTGCTGACTATAAGTCCACAGCACATTTTTAAATGCCCTGtggaagtaaaataatgacaaatgtcTTTGAGTTGCAACTGACAAAATGATGCATTGCATTGCAATTCAACATgattgtatatttaaatatttagaataatacaaattatattTAGAAATTCAACAATCAATATTcacattccaaagtttattttcaaaacattcagtattaaaaaaaatatataataataataataccaccTGTAATATTCAACAGGCAATTTTcggttcattttatttttgctttataaATTTACTTCCACAAATTCAGGTTTAAATGTTCATGTGTATAAATGTTTTCATCTTTCTGATGTCAGGGAGTTCCAGAAGAATAAAACATTGTTGCAGCAACATGGAAACATATTCTAAACATCTGTCATCAACCTCaccgcaaaaacaaaacagcctGCAGTGATTCCCATAAACTGCTGCTTTGAATACTGTGCTGCTCAAAAAATAAAGTTCACATTAACTAGATGTTTGAATAAAACGATTCATTGAGATGCAAAGATGAGGTTTGCAGTGTGATATGATGATGATGGGATGACTGATGGCAGACTTACTTTACGTTTGACATCAGATGCCACACTGAAAAGAAGTGAGGTGTAGAAACTCAGTTCCAGCATGTAGTACCAGTACTGAGACGGCAGGAGGGTCTGAATGAGAGAGGTACAGCAATCTGACATTTGATGACATGAGCTTTACAAATAATGTGTCAATTATTCTAAGCTAATTGCTTCAGTCTATCAAGTTCTATCAAGTTTACggtataatttattatattatatttttcccCTGGAAATTCAACtacaaaatgtttaatatattacattacatgtGATTATTTCTTTGATAATCTAGTCAACTAAATACTTAGATATGGATTATTACAGgatttaaattatacaaataaaaggtaATTCTCCTTTTGACTATTTCCCTTGTgcaaaagaagtgtgcttaactGTATTAAATGTGCACTTGTAAAAACTGTACaagtaatataatattaatgaaatataaggccacttaagtgcacttaaagagagtacacttACATGAatatgtttcttaacacacttaaatgcatttttaaaaagagcactttgtaataatgtcaaactaAAAGATTTACttacagtacattttaaatatgttttaaaggtgccctagaattaaaaattgaatttatcttggcatagttaaataacaagagttcagtacatggaaatgacatacagtgagtctcaaactccattgtttcctccttcttatataaatctcatttgtttaaaagacctccgacgaacaggcgaatctcaacataacaccgactgttacgtaacagtcggggtgtacacccccaatatttgcatatgccagccaatgttcaagcattagacaagggcagaacatctggatgtgcacagctgaatcatcagactaggtaagcaagcaagaacaatagcgaaaaatggcagatggaccaataataactgatatgatccatgataacatgatatttttagtgatatttgtaaattgtctttctaaatgtttcgttagcatgttgctaatgtactgttaaatgtggttaaagtttcttactgtattcatggagacaagactgtcgttattttcattttttaaacacttgcagtctgtataattcataaacacaacttcattctttataaatctctccaacagtgtgtaatgttagctttagccacggagcaccatcaaactcattcagaatcaaatgtaaacatccaaataaataccatacttacgcgattagacatgctgcatgacgaacactttgtaaagaacaattttgagggttatattagctgtgtgaactttgtttatgctgttaaaggcaagcgtgagctccgtgggcggggagcatgagcatttaaaggggccgcagcctaaatcgactcatatttaatgatgccccaaaataggcagttaaaaaaattaattaaaaaaaaatctatggggtattttgagctgtaacttcacagacacattcaggggacaccttagacttatattacatctttacaCCTTTGATAATCTTTTGtcgtgctttaaagaagtacacttattttgatgtgttgactaacatactaaagcacatgcaTAGCACTTTTAACTGCAGtgtgttattcaatattacatttaaagttaatatattttaaatgtactaaattgctgAAGTatgttcttttaaattatattattcttttaaagtatatttttccacaataagagtaaaaaaataaaagttttacaCAATAAATGTATGCAAAAGCAAActactttttcacaagggtttcTCTCAAGTTATTTTGAACTTAATGGTTGCAAACAAAAAGATCAAAAGCTCCTATTCAAAGCTAGCTGGCTATGGAAATGCTTGGTTCTTATCCCCTAAATTTGCAGTATTTGCTCCAAGTTTGTTTCCAATTGTTATACGCGGTCTACAGTATATTCTGTTTGCTGGAAATGCCAAGGTGCCCTTTAGAAAATGAGCAGCTCTACATGATGTCTGTCTTTAGTGTGTCATGTTTTTAAAGGAGATATAACTCACCAGAGTGGGGAACCCTTTCCACATCTCCTCCAGATCATAAAACCAGGGTTTctagagaaagagacagagaggaAGGATTGTGTTATGCAATAAATCAGCACAGGAAATAAAATCAGAGGGTTAAAACAGGCTGAAAAAGCAAATGACTTACATCTATTAGTGCAACAAGACCACCAATGAAGGCGAGAAGATAAAAGGCGAATCTCCAGCTACAAAAGAACAAAAGGTTTAGTTAGTCAGTACGGTCCAGTAATTCACTGCTGGTAGATGCTGTAACTACACCATTATGGGGGCTTTTTTCCATTTATGGTCATTCAAAAGAAAAGCGGTGTATACATTTTCTTCAAGTAACATATAAGCACACATATTTCAGTATTTGGCTGCAATTTAAAGTaaccctattatgctatttttttggaggtctcctacaataggtttacatgcatccaaggtcaaaaaacacctCATTTTTCAAAGAGTCTGAAAAATATTCATTTGAACTATTTGTTCGCCCAGTCTCTTGTGATTGGTCTAACCGCTCTAATGCTTACAGTGCGTGTCAGAAACAAAACGCATATTGACATATttgaatttcagctccggatcttcctcagcgcttgatacacagtgatgcGAACAGTAACAATGGTGTCGGTTTGTCCGTATCAATTCCAGTTCGAGTCCTCGTCCTTGTGAAGTACATCAAAGTGGATTCACAGCACTGAAAACAGTGTCTTCTCGACAACACGAACCAaaccaggcctcagctacaactacagtgtttgagggcaggTCAAAATAGATGTTGTTAGTTgtcataggctggcattatgcaaatgtgttacattgttatgtaggtttgtaacaggaagcgagactggaattactgatgacTCGTTTCAGTGGTTCTTTTAGGAGATAATAACTGTTTTGTCGTgaactttgatctttaaaactttgcagaccttacATCcaaaaacagctatattacatactgcatgaaaggtaatattcgaaaaagtgttgattattagataaatatgaataattaattgattattaaatgaaTGGGTTTCGACTTCagctaaatgaaaatattaatttctcagtgtttctgtaaaaaaaatcactttcagTCATCATTAAATTCTTTTCACCACTACTTGATCAGTGACATTATTCAGGGTGTTCCCGCACTTTcgagatgaatgggaatgctaCGTATAGAGAACCTCCTTGGTTACTGTGCTCATCCTGAATGCACCTTTTCTttccaatagagttcaatgcaTTAGGCTTTAAAACCTGAGCTGGGTGTGTCAGAAAAATATGCAGTGCTGTGGGCCTCCGAGACCAGGACTGAGAACCACCGCATTTGAAAGAgcctttaaaagttttactaAACATATGAATAATTGAATAAGTGCCAAACACCAGTGGGAACACTTCAGAAGAAGAGAGTTGCCTTATATGCAGAACTGACTTAAGCTTTTACACAGGCAACATCACGCACTTACAGAAACCACTTTTAATAAACCTCCATTTAATCTCACACATTAGCAGCTAAAGCATTGGAAATGGGCCAGTACTATAGAAAGTGCATGTGAAGAACAGTGTGCTGGTGTGTTTGTACCTGGCCTCACAAAACTTCTTGAGAAGGCTTGGTCTGTCTTGATTCCTGCGCCGCCTGAACCAGCGCTGGACCTGTCGCTCTGTCCACCCCGTCTGCTTGCACAGTTTCTCTATTGAACTCTggatagtaaaaacaaaataattgccATTGTGGTAGTGTGGGGCAATTTGTGATTcatgtataagtgcagttagcAGTGTACGCACCTGTGGGGGTTTTTTAGTTGTGTTGCAATAGTAGGACTCCAGTGTTACGTTGTGTGTAACTCGCCTTCTGACAGTTTCCTTAACACCAAGCAGAGAGGCTAATGGTGTGGCAACATATCTGAACATacagggatattttttttttaaaagaaattaatacttttattctgcaaggatgcaataaattgataaaaaatgacagtaaagacatttataatgttacaaaaggaaataaatactgttcttttgaactttctatttttcatcgtgaaaataaaaaaatggaggAGACACTGTAGGTCCTGGAGGCCAAGGCGGAGCCATGGTGATGTGCGGCGGTGAAGCCAGGGTCCTAGAGGACTGAGGTGGAGCTGGTGGGACTGAGGACCAAAGCAGAGCTGGACGGAAGGTGCAGCCCGATGGAGCCGAAGAGGTGGAGGAACAAGGTGTAGCTGAAGGCCCAGAAGTCCATGCCGTAGGAGGGAGCCTGGTGAAGCCGTAAGGACAACGGTTCCAGGTGGAGctgagggagggaggagccaaggtggagccgACTGGTCGACAGGCCAAGGTGCTCGGCTGCTTGTAGCGGACACAGGGAATCCAAATACCAAAGCAGAGCTGGAGACTGGAAGATGCAAGGTGGATTGGCGGAGCAGAGTGGAGCAAACAGAAGATGAGCCAAGGGACTGAGGGGATCCAGCGGAGGTGGGGCCAAAGAACTGAAGAACACCAGGGTGGATGAGTGACCCTGGAAAACACCTCCTCCAATTCCTCACACAATTGTTTAGAAGTTATGCACAGCTCAACCTCAGTTTTGGGAATATGGGTGGGGCTCCACATCATGCTTACAAACTCTAACACTAACACACCCTCTGGGACAGATGTTGATGCTGGCTCAAGTACCTGGTCAGACTTTTTGTTGGGCTCAGGCTCCAGGATGAAGATGGGCACAGGCGTCAAATCTAGCATGGCCTTTGTGGTGAGCTCTGGCTTACTGTCCTTTGCGGGCTTGGACTCTAGGTCTGTGGAGGATTTGGGTGATGGCCTGGGGAGGACTGGAGTAGACAACTGCAACCGGGAAGGGGCTGGATAGTCTGAAGCATGTTCCTCATCCATCTCATCCACAACAAAATCAGAACCATCCAGCCAGAGAACATAATTGATGTACTGATGTGCTATCCTTTCTGGTGATAGGAATACATACAGATGGTTATCCAGCCCTTGAGCATGTGTCTTCTCAAGGGGACTTGATGGTAAGTCCAAAaattcctccacatacctcaCCAGGGGATGACCATTTTGGCCactgtaattgtatttttattttattttttactgtattttcatcaaacaaatgcatctcttaaaaacattaaaacattatacCCACTCCAAACCTTTGAATAGTATCTGTGTATAGATCACTTTATTATCCAAATTTTAAAGTCTATGAACCATTGTTGTGTTCCATTTATTGTACTTTCTTTTGCAGGcctgttttatttaatgcacTGTTTTCTGTTGCTCCTGTCCTGTTTTTTGGactatgtattttaaatggcATTGCTCATTTGAAATGAATTGGACAGTTTGACCCTTTGGGCCCTCATTTGATTAATAGTAAGTGACTTGTGACTGTGGCTCTGTTTCAAATGCTAGTAGGCTGCTTTGCAGATGATGTATTTTGGTGTATTTTAGTGCATGGATCATAATTCAGCCTCTTATTCCTTAACTTTGATACTCACAGTAATAAAAGAGAATTACAGGATGAATGAGAAAGCAACGACATGATGCGAAGACACAGCTCAGGATAAGAGATTGGAGAGTAAAATGAAGGGAGTGACGCAGGGAGAGAAGACATTAAAATTTGATAAGTGAAAGAGAAAAAGCATGTCGACACAAATAGAACCGAAGACCTATTTATAAACAAGTCAGACagagtcagagagagagaaagaggcagCTTATCAAATATCagacaaagcaaaaaaaacaatcaaCTCTCAGGCATGGAGGACATACAGTTAAACAGAGAGGAAAAGAAAGATGAGTGTAGAGATGTAGCTTTGGACCCACCTCTCAAAGACCTGTCGAATAACCAGAAATAGGATGGCGATTGGCACTGCCACCCACAAATCCCGTGCCTTCGCATAGACCCGCCCATCACGGTCTTCCAGGTCAGCCCATCCCAAACCCTCTGGGAACCACAGACGCTCCTGCCAGAACACGTCACTCAACCACTGCAACATACTGCAGAACACAAAGACACAAAGATGATgagtctatctgtctgtctgtccatctgtccatccatccatccatatcatCTGTATGTTTGGCTGTGACtaaaaagcacattaaaataatgttctaagtCCTGACCTGAATATGATCAAAATGATCATATGATCATGAAAATGATCTGTTTGTTCCCTCTCTGAAGAAACAGACATATGTGGAAAGCCTGGTCTGAGCAACTTCACGAACAACAGGATCAGGTCCCTCTGTGGGATTTTTAGGAGTTCAAGCGCTTTATTGAtggaatccttggctcaagatgCATGCCTTGTCGTCTAGCGAAATCTTCGGGAGTTTTGGATTTTtcgaaaaaaaactattttttgtgaactagtcctaggtttttgaccCAATCAGAACCAATCCAATGCAGCAAGATACTCTGGATTCTGATTGTCCATAGTtatcaaaaaaagttgaaattccgATTCACGGTCCCTAAGGGTCGCCAAAAGTTTGAAGAGtgtggagccacttttactaaaatggctataacttgtGAACGGAattagatattttcaccaaactcggtaAGAGCTCATCCTGTGGTCATGTGAAAAAAGGACGCAGCAACTGACCACTTGGTGGCACTATAACAGGAAAAAACCctgaaaatggctataactacttcaccATTAGTCTGATCGACTTGAAAatgggcatgcagtgtcttcgtCCGAGGTGCCATGACTATGAGGATATTTAtgcatctcaaaaaacatgtccgCCATTGGCCACTGAggtttgagcagctatcagacaagcTTAATGGAAGCCGATCAGTACAAAACTCATTGGGCCTGTTTTACTCAAGGCCTggaggcctgtgagaaatttgaaagaaatcggcccCCGGGGGGCGCCTTCTTGTTTTCCCGTGCATAAAGGATAcatttcctatggtaaattgcctgtattggctgtaaatggtcttttacATCTATGATCTAAGTggttacatgcttgctaaataaaacataatacctttttacgcatgtgcttaaaggccttaaagcacCTGAACCCCGATAATTggtgctcgcagctatattttttaatgctttttaaaaaaaaaatcattttatgcTACAGCAAGTGAAAATGGAGCATAAAAAATTGCTTATTATCATTCATGTCTAGAGCACAAACACTGCAGGATGACACACACATTGAACAATGTTTGTTCTAAACCTCTAACCCTCAGTATGAGCAAAAATTAGTAGTGTTGCCTTAGCAAACACAACTGTGTTATAAAATCTGATATGGATACATGTACTGGGCCATGT
The sequence above is drawn from the Megalobrama amblycephala isolate DHTTF-2021 linkage group LG13, ASM1881202v1, whole genome shotgun sequence genome and encodes:
- the cers2b gene encoding ceramide synthase 2 gives rise to the protein MLQWLSDVFWQERLWFPEGLGWADLEDRDGRVYAKARDLWVAVPIAILFLVIRQVFERYVATPLASLLGVKETVRRRVTHNVTLESYYCNTTKKPPQSSIEKLCKQTGWTERQVQRWFRRRRNQDRPSLLKKFCEASWRFAFYLLAFIGGLVALIDKPWFYDLEEMWKGFPTLTLLPSQYWYYMLELSFYTSLLFSVASDVKRKDFKEQIIHHVATIMLISFSWCVNYIRAGTLIMFMHDSADYLLESAKMFNYARWKNACNYIFILFAAIFIVTRLIIFPFRIMYCTWVYPVTVYPPFFGYYFFNGLLLVLLCLHIFWAALIIRLAFSFLSSNSSVEDERSDRDETDESEEEEEMKNGEIKKNGPAQNGHAKYNNNHSKTE